Proteins co-encoded in one Corynebacterium lujinxingii genomic window:
- a CDS encoding DUF349 domain-containing protein produces the protein MTESNSTPKPGNIPSPAAMAKKGPKPGPKPVAPTITPAPTPAREKSDPSKFGRVDDEGNVFLTRGGTERQIGSWQAGTPEEGLAHYGQRYDDLVTEVELIETRLRAHPEDADAIRKSAEALKASLDDAAVIGDIDAVESRLDAVIAASADAREQAKEQKAERRKAAIARKEALAAEAEDLAENSTEWKRAGDRIREILEEWRGIRGIDRATDDQLWKRYSRARDSFNRRRGSHFAELDRNRAQAKKIKEELVERAEAIQDSTEWGETARAYRDLMTEWKAAGRAPREVDDKLWERFRAAQDHFFEARNAVNAERDREFEANAEAKDALLAEYDALIDPSKGLGGAKAKLRELQDKWDEIGYVPRGRVREYEDKIGRIEKRVSDAEDSRWRKSDPAQQDKVNQFQVKADDFERQAQDAEAKGDSAKAATLREQAKQWQEFADVAAKAVNED, from the coding sequence ATGACCGAGTCGAACTCCACCCCGAAACCGGGCAACATACCTTCTCCTGCCGCGATGGCGAAAAAGGGCCCGAAGCCGGGCCCGAAACCCGTCGCACCGACCATCACCCCGGCGCCGACACCGGCTCGCGAGAAGTCGGATCCGTCGAAGTTCGGCCGAGTCGACGACGAAGGCAACGTCTTCCTCACCCGCGGCGGCACCGAGCGCCAGATCGGCTCCTGGCAGGCAGGCACGCCTGAGGAAGGGTTGGCGCACTACGGGCAGCGTTACGACGACCTGGTCACCGAAGTCGAACTCATCGAGACGCGCCTGCGCGCCCACCCGGAGGATGCCGACGCGATTCGTAAATCGGCCGAAGCGCTGAAGGCGTCGCTTGACGACGCCGCCGTAATCGGCGACATCGACGCCGTCGAGTCCCGCCTCGATGCCGTCATCGCCGCCTCCGCCGACGCCCGAGAGCAGGCAAAGGAGCAAAAGGCGGAGCGTCGAAAGGCAGCCATCGCCCGGAAAGAGGCCCTCGCTGCCGAGGCCGAGGACCTGGCGGAAAACTCGACCGAGTGGAAGCGCGCAGGCGACCGCATCCGCGAGATCCTCGAGGAGTGGCGCGGCATCCGCGGCATCGACCGCGCGACCGACGACCAGCTCTGGAAGCGCTACTCCCGCGCCCGCGACAGCTTCAACCGCCGCCGTGGCTCCCACTTCGCCGAACTGGACCGCAACCGCGCCCAAGCCAAGAAGATCAAAGAGGAGCTGGTCGAGCGCGCCGAGGCGATTCAAGACTCCACCGAGTGGGGCGAGACCGCCCGCGCCTACCGCGACCTGATGACCGAGTGGAAGGCCGCCGGTCGCGCCCCACGCGAGGTGGACGACAAGCTCTGGGAGCGCTTCCGCGCCGCCCAGGACCACTTCTTCGAGGCACGCAACGCAGTCAACGCCGAACGCGACCGCGAGTTCGAGGCCAACGCGGAAGCCAAGGACGCACTACTCGCCGAGTACGACGCCCTGATCGACCCGTCCAAGGGGCTTGGCGGCGCGAAGGCGAAGTTGCGCGAACTGCAGGACAAGTGGGACGAGATCGGCTATGTGCCACGCGGCCGCGTGCGCGAGTACGAGGACAAGATCGGCCGCATTGAAAAGCGCGTGTCGGACGCCGAGGATTCCCGCTGGCGCAAGTCTGACCCGGCCCAGCAGGACAAGGTCAACCAGTTCCAGGTCAAGGCGGACGACTTCGAGCGCCAGGCCCAGGATGCCGAGGCGAAGGGCGACTCCGCTAAGGCGGCGACGCTGCGCGAGCAGGCGAAGCAGTGGCAGGAGTTTGCCGACGTCGCCGCGAAGGCCGTGAACGAGGACTAA
- a CDS encoding GNAT family N-acetyltransferase, translating into MLHAQQFVPRPGSSEAVVGGYAFSATLAIQDITGLATSGVSASHIAKRLEPSTESEAILFALTSEQPLRPVTDLGYRELFDDDLDHTEAWLFVSLPLLEDRQVIEANFTFDSEIAPLPGEPVPTEPWVAALSLLDDLSTRLGRPICQLWVTHSPGDDTPPGVVEAGYTAAFREDQATFEIAGLDSLPALAPAEFAVIEGPGFFSRRKAGPQEVEQFSSLLTAASRDYPRGELIMDTIDWDLARIRDAGARLKDRGGAQLTGLAYVDGVIVGLCEVVRFHADDASVCELGLVYVLPEHRGRGIGAAMLRASLSRAKEVWEDLETAYCSYPADSPAANAIMRGLDAEVVSSTTAWQKR; encoded by the coding sequence TTGCTTCACGCCCAACAGTTTGTCCCCCGCCCTGGCTCGTCGGAGGCAGTGGTCGGGGGATACGCCTTTTCCGCCACCCTTGCCATCCAGGACATCACGGGGCTTGCCACCTCCGGGGTGTCCGCCTCGCACATCGCGAAGCGGCTCGAACCGTCTACCGAGTCCGAAGCGATCCTGTTCGCGCTCACGTCCGAGCAGCCGCTGCGCCCCGTGACCGATTTGGGCTACCGCGAACTTTTCGACGACGACCTCGACCACACCGAAGCATGGCTCTTTGTCTCCCTGCCGCTGCTAGAAGACCGCCAGGTGATCGAGGCGAACTTCACCTTCGACTCCGAGATCGCGCCGCTTCCCGGCGAGCCCGTCCCCACCGAACCGTGGGTGGCGGCACTGTCGCTTCTCGACGACCTGTCGACCCGCTTGGGCCGCCCCATCTGCCAACTCTGGGTGACGCACTCCCCCGGCGACGACACCCCGCCGGGCGTGGTCGAGGCCGGCTACACCGCCGCATTCCGGGAAGACCAAGCGACCTTCGAGATCGCGGGTTTGGATTCACTTCCTGCACTCGCACCCGCCGAGTTTGCGGTGATTGAGGGGCCCGGCTTTTTCTCGCGCCGCAAAGCCGGACCGCAGGAAGTGGAGCAGTTCTCTAGCCTGCTCACCGCGGCCTCTCGCGACTATCCGCGCGGCGAATTGATCATGGACACCATCGACTGGGACCTTGCGCGCATCCGCGACGCCGGTGCGCGTCTCAAGGATCGCGGCGGGGCGCAGCTGACCGGGCTCGCCTACGTCGACGGTGTCATCGTCGGCTTATGTGAAGTCGTGCGCTTCCATGCCGACGACGCATCCGTGTGCGAACTTGGGTTGGTCTACGTACTCCCCGAGCACCGCGGTCGCGGCATCGGCGCTGCCATGCTGCGCGCATCGCTTTCGCGCGCGAAGGAAGTCTGGGAGGACCTGGAAACCGCCTACTGCTCCTACCCCGCCGACTCCCCCGCGGCGAACGCCATCATGCGGGGGCTGGACGCGGAGGTGGTTTCTTCCACCACCGCGTGGCAGAAACGGTAG
- a CDS encoding Rv2732c family membrane protein, which produces MTQPNTESLARAEKNAASTVDMGAKRWVLAAALAIYLVALFLPFVGGASLWQVLAATDAARDAQTAITEYVFAWISLIGVGVLTTLAVATQRFALAVPAWMVTTVSLVYSVLGIWLRNSNASGISRGPGYYLVLLAAVIVVFTVFPLILSRNEEQAAAAKQRAEAQGKDEVALAQRAATREQENPLLIDDRRARAAERHRKSLD; this is translated from the coding sequence ATGACGCAGCCCAACACCGAATCCCTTGCCCGCGCGGAGAAGAACGCCGCATCCACCGTGGACATGGGCGCGAAACGCTGGGTGCTCGCCGCCGCGTTAGCCATCTATTTGGTGGCGCTGTTCCTGCCGTTCGTCGGCGGGGCGTCGCTGTGGCAGGTGCTCGCCGCCACTGACGCGGCGAGGGACGCCCAAACTGCGATCACGGAGTACGTCTTCGCGTGGATCTCGCTTATCGGCGTCGGTGTCCTGACCACACTTGCCGTTGCCACGCAGCGCTTCGCACTCGCAGTACCAGCGTGGATGGTCACCACTGTCTCGCTGGTCTACTCCGTGCTTGGCATCTGGCTGCGCAACTCCAACGCCTCCGGCATCAGCCGTGGCCCCGGCTACTACCTGGTCCTGCTCGCGGCAGTGATCGTGGTGTTCACGGTGTTCCCTCTGATTCTGTCGCGCAACGAGGAGCAGGCGGCCGCCGCTAAGCAGCGCGCCGAGGCACAAGGCAAGGATGAGGTGGCGCTGGCGCAGCGCGCCGCGACCAGGGAGCAGGAAAACCCTCTGCTTATCGACGACCGCCGTGCCCGCGCAGCAGAGCGACACCGCAAATCCTTGGACTAA
- a CDS encoding ABC transporter permease produces the protein MAALLSGSATAQATLGEIVEAATPTDIIVTPAGDTDNPVELGNRVSQLPQVANTAVVSDVVLDAEFAASPDSDGPMTVAAWTPQLGSVLRTDAIIPEPEPGTIILPPTPETTAGSGLVTVTLRQSGNAHPFDITVIEGAPLMGIVHQSDLARFAVSTPNVWVKGVPGADPLDAADAIGELPGVATLNSPAVQRLEADAELTRFVALGLAFLAVALVIAVVGLSNTVALSVTERYREIGLLRALGARRTQITGMVLTETLLLALAAGLIGVVFGVLFGVTGANALLGGEKLHVVTAIPWASFAALVVGLLAASAIGAVLPARRAAAIPPAAALAQ, from the coding sequence ATGGCAGCGTTGCTCTCCGGAAGCGCTACGGCCCAGGCCACGTTGGGCGAAATTGTCGAGGCTGCGACACCAACCGACATCATTGTCACTCCAGCCGGAGACACGGACAACCCTGTGGAGCTAGGCAACCGCGTGAGTCAGCTTCCCCAGGTTGCAAATACTGCCGTCGTGTCAGACGTCGTGCTTGACGCGGAGTTCGCTGCATCGCCGGATAGTGACGGTCCGATGACCGTGGCAGCGTGGACCCCGCAGCTAGGTAGCGTGCTTCGCACCGACGCGATCATCCCTGAACCCGAGCCAGGGACGATCATTTTGCCACCCACACCGGAGACCACTGCGGGGTCAGGGCTAGTCACCGTCACCCTCCGTCAGTCTGGCAATGCACACCCCTTCGACATCACGGTTATCGAAGGCGCGCCTCTGATGGGCATCGTGCACCAATCGGATCTTGCACGATTCGCGGTGTCTACGCCCAACGTGTGGGTGAAGGGGGTGCCCGGAGCTGACCCACTTGACGCGGCGGATGCGATTGGCGAGCTACCCGGTGTGGCAACGCTGAACAGCCCGGCCGTCCAACGCCTCGAGGCGGATGCGGAACTCACACGATTCGTTGCGCTCGGACTCGCGTTTCTCGCTGTTGCGCTGGTCATTGCAGTAGTGGGACTATCCAACACCGTTGCGCTTTCAGTTACCGAGCGCTATCGAGAAATAGGTCTGCTTCGTGCCCTTGGAGCCCGGCGCACCCAAATTACAGGGATGGTTCTGACTGAGACGTTGCTGCTCGCTCTCGCTGCTGGACTCATTGGCGTGGTATTCGGAGTGCTCTTCGGCGTTACTGGGGCGAATGCGCTACTAGGAGGCGAGAAGCTCCATGTTGTGACAGCGATCCCGTGGGCTTCGTTCGCCGCACTGGTGGTGGGCTTGCTCGCTGCTTCGGCGATTGGAGCAGTGCTACCGGCGCGCCGGGCCGCGGCTATTCCGCCGGCTGCGGCGCTCGCGCAGTAG
- a CDS encoding ABC transporter ATP-binding protein: MTPSPLLHIHAVEKTYGTGAGAVRALDRVSLDVPRGQFLAIMGPSGSGKSTLLQCAAGLDTVDAGRVVLDGDELTAMSDDKLTITRRDRIGFIFQAFNLIPTLTARDNIVLPLKMAKRLADPDWFDHIVAILGLQDRLTHKPTELSGGQQQRVAVARALITQPDIIFADEPTGALDQATSASLIRFLRHLTDELNQTLVLVTHDAAVAEWADRIVELRDGSIANDTVVRPVN; the protein is encoded by the coding sequence ATGACACCTTCTCCCTTGCTGCACATCCACGCAGTAGAGAAAACCTACGGCACGGGTGCGGGCGCGGTTCGAGCGCTTGATCGGGTGAGTTTGGATGTTCCTCGTGGGCAATTCCTCGCAATTATGGGCCCTTCCGGTTCCGGCAAATCCACGCTTCTACAGTGCGCTGCGGGTCTGGACACCGTGGACGCGGGACGGGTCGTACTGGACGGCGACGAGCTCACCGCGATGAGCGACGACAAGCTCACCATCACTAGACGTGACCGGATTGGGTTCATTTTTCAGGCGTTCAACCTGATTCCTACGCTCACCGCGCGAGACAACATTGTCTTGCCATTGAAAATGGCCAAACGCTTGGCGGATCCGGATTGGTTCGATCACATTGTGGCGATCCTGGGCTTGCAGGACCGCCTCACTCACAAACCGACAGAGCTTTCCGGAGGACAGCAACAACGTGTTGCTGTCGCCCGCGCGCTGATTACTCAGCCGGACATCATCTTTGCTGATGAACCCACCGGCGCGCTTGACCAAGCTACGAGTGCGAGCCTCATCCGGTTCTTAAGGCACCTCACGGATGAGCTCAACCAAACTCTCGTATTGGTCACCCATGACGCAGCCGTAGCCGAATGGGCTGATCGAATCGTGGAGCTTCGCGATGGCAGTATTGCCAACGACACTGTCGTCAGGCCGGTGAATTAG
- a CDS encoding sensor histidine kinase, translating to MAFTLPLVFLFAMPELTVILSVPALVGQVFLGRLAEAADLTSGNVVPLVGLCAIAIRRESKTTRWWTVASVLAMTVHTWFRWNSSTLRPARTLVDWVLDPIPVLFVSAIPVIGAVLIGVVVRMHRERTTMLAVQAAQTERDHRLTTQLAVEQERSRIAADLHDILAHSLSVIAVQTDAAAHVLKQSRNSPSDAFDAISAAHAAAVQALQDTRNLVRAVGSETEGHAPQPTLGQLADLVRSCDPTGKRFELVGTDDLSTAPLSPSAQVALYRIVQESLTNVMRHAGEGAQARVAVTEVGEHFRVEIVDSGTSLQTDDSRGNGIANMTQRARSVGGKLVAGPRAEGGFSVVAQVPIATQEVKA from the coding sequence ATGGCGTTCACCCTGCCCCTGGTATTCCTGTTCGCCATGCCGGAACTCACCGTGATACTCAGCGTCCCCGCGCTCGTGGGCCAGGTGTTTCTGGGCCGGCTCGCGGAGGCCGCGGATCTCACCTCCGGCAACGTCGTCCCGCTCGTCGGACTGTGCGCCATCGCTATTCGTCGAGAATCGAAGACCACACGCTGGTGGACTGTGGCATCAGTGCTCGCGATGACCGTCCACACATGGTTCCGGTGGAACAGTTCGACACTTCGGCCAGCACGCACGCTCGTCGATTGGGTTCTCGATCCGATCCCGGTGCTGTTCGTTTCCGCGATCCCGGTGATCGGTGCCGTGTTGATTGGTGTGGTTGTCCGCATGCATCGAGAGCGCACAACCATGCTCGCCGTCCAAGCAGCGCAAACCGAACGCGACCATCGCCTCACCACTCAACTCGCCGTAGAACAGGAACGATCGCGCATCGCAGCAGACCTCCACGACATACTCGCCCACTCCCTGTCAGTCATCGCAGTACAGACGGATGCTGCGGCACATGTGCTCAAACAGTCTCGCAACTCGCCATCCGATGCCTTTGATGCAATCAGTGCCGCACACGCGGCCGCTGTGCAGGCTCTGCAGGACACCCGCAACCTGGTTCGTGCAGTCGGTTCTGAGACCGAAGGCCACGCCCCACAGCCCACGCTGGGGCAACTTGCTGACCTGGTGCGATCGTGCGACCCCACGGGTAAGCGCTTCGAGCTTGTCGGTACCGACGACCTCTCAACAGCCCCGCTGTCGCCCTCTGCCCAGGTCGCGTTGTACCGCATCGTGCAAGAGTCACTCACAAATGTCATGCGCCACGCCGGTGAAGGGGCCCAAGCGCGCGTAGCCGTCACCGAAGTGGGTGAGCACTTCCGCGTCGAAATCGTCGATAGTGGCACTTCCCTCCAAACCGACGACTCCCGCGGCAATGGAATTGCGAACATGACCCAGCGAGCTCGAAGCGTGGGAGGGAAGCTTGTTGCGGGCCCACGGGCCGAGGGAGGCTTCTCTGTGGTCGCACAGGTGCCGATTGCAACCCAGGAGGTCAAGGCATGA
- a CDS encoding response regulator transcription factor: MIRVLLVDDQELVRTGFRLVLSTAPDIEVVGEAANGNEALELLESGLAVDVCCMDIRMPHMDGIGATQKITVAGYPTRVIALTTFDLDEYAYEALAAGASGFMLKDCGATDLISGIRTVATGNAMLAPSTTARVIDRFRPHMAAPSPSALAAKLAEELSPRELEVLTAIARGQSNQEIAASLHMAETTVKSHVGRLLSKLNARDRVHLVIIAYDAGLATPRQ; this comes from the coding sequence ATGATTCGCGTCTTGCTTGTCGACGACCAAGAATTGGTACGAACCGGCTTTCGCTTAGTGCTTAGCACCGCGCCGGATATCGAGGTGGTCGGCGAGGCTGCAAACGGCAACGAAGCACTCGAACTGCTCGAGAGCGGGTTGGCCGTGGACGTGTGTTGCATGGATATACGCATGCCGCACATGGACGGGATTGGAGCGACGCAAAAAATCACCGTAGCTGGCTACCCCACCCGCGTGATTGCTCTAACCACCTTCGATCTGGATGAATACGCCTATGAAGCACTCGCTGCAGGCGCATCAGGGTTCATGCTCAAGGACTGCGGTGCAACCGATCTCATATCGGGGATTAGGACCGTTGCCACTGGCAACGCGATGCTTGCCCCTTCGACCACTGCACGGGTGATCGATCGATTCCGCCCCCATATGGCCGCACCGAGTCCTTCCGCGCTAGCGGCCAAACTCGCAGAAGAACTCTCACCCCGCGAGCTCGAGGTGCTCACTGCCATCGCGCGGGGACAAAGCAACCAAGAAATCGCCGCATCACTGCACATGGCGGAAACAACCGTGAAAAGCCATGTCGGTCGCCTCCTGAGCAAGCTCAACGCGAGGGATAGGGTTCACCTCGTCATCATTGCGTACGATGCCGGTCTAGCCACTCCGCGGCAGTGA
- the miaB gene encoding tRNA (N6-isopentenyl adenosine(37)-C2)-methylthiotransferase MiaB, which produces MTTANTSQTSTPRTYEVRTFGCQMNVHDSERLSGMLEDAGYVAADKDTEPDLVVFNTCAVRDNADQRLYGSLGQLKNTKKNHPGMQIAVGGCLAQKDRDTVIEKAPWVDAVFGTHNISALPALLDRARVEDEAQVEIVESLEVFPSVLPAKRESSYAGWVSISVGCNNTCTFCIVPSLRGKELDRRPGDILAEVEALVSQGVSEVTLLGQNVNAYGVNFVDEEMERDRSAFSKLLRACGDIEGLERVRFTSPHPAEFTSDVIDAMAETPNVCPQLHMPLQSGSDKVLKDMRRSYRSKKFLAILDEVREKLPHASITTDIIVGFPGETEEDFQATLDVVEKSRFTSAFTFQYSPRPGTPAAEMEQQIPKAVVQERFERLLELQERISAEENAKLVGTEQELLVQAEGGRKNDRTHRMSGRARDGRLVHFAVEGEIDREIRPGDFVTVTVTDSKPHFLIADAGVRNHRRTKAGDNSAAGQVPTTAPVGVGLGLPTIGQPAAAPADSVCCGG; this is translated from the coding sequence GTGACTACGGCGAACACCTCCCAAACCTCTACTCCGCGCACCTACGAGGTGCGCACGTTCGGCTGCCAGATGAACGTGCACGACTCCGAGCGCCTGTCCGGCATGCTCGAGGACGCCGGCTACGTTGCGGCCGATAAGGACACTGAGCCCGACCTGGTCGTGTTTAATACCTGCGCAGTGCGCGACAATGCGGACCAGCGTCTGTACGGCTCCCTGGGGCAGTTGAAAAACACGAAGAAGAATCACCCTGGCATGCAGATCGCGGTGGGCGGGTGCCTTGCGCAGAAGGACCGCGACACGGTCATTGAGAAGGCGCCGTGGGTCGATGCGGTGTTCGGCACCCACAACATCTCCGCGCTTCCGGCGCTGCTTGACCGGGCACGCGTGGAGGACGAGGCCCAGGTGGAGATCGTCGAATCCCTCGAGGTGTTCCCGTCGGTGCTGCCGGCGAAACGCGAGTCGTCCTACGCCGGGTGGGTGTCCATCTCGGTTGGCTGCAATAACACGTGCACGTTCTGCATCGTGCCGTCGCTACGCGGAAAGGAGCTCGACCGCCGCCCGGGCGACATCCTGGCGGAGGTGGAGGCGCTGGTGAGCCAGGGGGTCTCCGAGGTCACCCTGCTCGGGCAGAATGTGAACGCCTACGGGGTGAACTTCGTCGATGAGGAGATGGAGCGCGACCGCTCCGCGTTTTCCAAGCTGCTGCGCGCCTGCGGCGACATCGAGGGCCTTGAGCGGGTGCGGTTTACCTCGCCGCACCCGGCGGAGTTCACGTCCGATGTCATCGATGCGATGGCGGAAACGCCGAACGTGTGCCCGCAGCTGCACATGCCGCTGCAGTCCGGTTCGGACAAGGTGCTCAAGGACATGCGCCGGTCGTACCGTTCGAAGAAGTTCCTCGCCATTTTGGATGAAGTGCGTGAAAAGCTCCCTCACGCATCGATTACCACCGACATCATCGTCGGCTTCCCGGGTGAGACGGAGGAGGATTTCCAGGCGACGCTCGATGTCGTGGAGAAATCTCGCTTTACCTCGGCGTTTACGTTCCAGTATTCGCCGCGCCCCGGCACTCCGGCAGCTGAGATGGAACAGCAGATTCCGAAGGCCGTGGTGCAGGAGCGTTTCGAGCGTCTGCTCGAGCTGCAGGAGCGCATCAGTGCGGAGGAGAACGCGAAGCTCGTCGGCACGGAGCAGGAGCTGCTGGTCCAGGCCGAGGGCGGCCGGAAGAATGACCGAACGCACCGCATGTCGGGGCGCGCACGCGACGGCCGCCTGGTGCACTTCGCTGTGGAGGGCGAGATCGACCGCGAGATTCGTCCCGGCGACTTTGTGACCGTAACGGTCACGGATTCCAAGCCGCACTTCCTCATTGCGGACGCGGGCGTGCGCAACCACCGCCGCACCAAGGCGGGCGACAATTCGGCTGCGGGCCAGGTGCCCACCACTGCACCCGTGGGGGTGGGGCTCGGCTTGCCAACGATTGGCCAGCCCGCCGCCGCACCGGCAGATTCCGTCTGCTGCGGTGGCTAG
- the recX gene encoding recombination regulator RecX — MADPDKIAQLQAALEAYEPGTGLFDRSHEEEKAPVRKRALGLLDQRARSREELRGRLIKAEFEPALVDEVLDDLAGSGLINDSRFAHEWVRQRAERRGKSSRALDMELRDKGVGTADRAAALEQISDDDEERTARAVAEKSARKVKAAPTERAEYDKHLRRVVGALARRGFNQGMSMRIAREVLDERIAEVENTG, encoded by the coding sequence ATGGCCGACCCCGACAAGATCGCGCAACTCCAGGCCGCGCTCGAGGCGTACGAACCCGGCACCGGCCTGTTCGACCGCTCCCACGAAGAGGAGAAGGCACCGGTGCGCAAGCGGGCACTTGGTTTGCTCGATCAACGCGCCCGCTCTCGCGAGGAGCTCCGCGGCCGTTTGATCAAGGCGGAGTTTGAGCCGGCGCTTGTCGACGAAGTGCTCGACGACCTCGCCGGCTCCGGCCTGATCAACGATTCGCGCTTCGCCCACGAATGGGTGCGGCAACGCGCTGAGAGGCGGGGCAAGTCGTCGCGCGCGCTCGACATGGAGTTGCGCGACAAGGGAGTTGGCACTGCGGACCGCGCCGCCGCACTGGAACAAATCTCAGACGACGACGAAGAACGCACCGCCCGTGCCGTTGCGGAGAAATCCGCACGCAAAGTCAAAGCGGCGCCGACCGAGCGGGCCGAGTACGACAAACACCTGCGTCGGGTCGTCGGCGCGCTCGCACGTCGCGGGTTCAACCAGGGGATGTCGATGCGTATCGCCCGAGAGGTGCTCGACGAGCGCATCGCGGAGGTAGAAAACACCGGTTAG
- the recA gene encoding recombinase RecA → MATKKKTAASAGNDRQNALDAALAMIEKDYGKGAVMRLGDENRPPIQSISSGNTAIDVALGIGGWPRGRVVEIYGPESSGKTTVALHAIAEAQRAGGIAAFIDAEHALDPEYARKLGVDTDNLLVSQPDTGEQALEIADMLVRSGAIDMIVIDSVAALTPKAEIEGEMGDSHVGLQARLMSQALRKMTGALYNSGTTAIFINQLREKIGVMFGSPETTTGGKALKFYASVRCDVRRIQTLKDGQDSIGNRTKMKVVKNKVSPPFKIAEFDIMYGEGISRESSIIDMGVENGIVKKSGSWFTYEGDQLGQGKEKARIFLKENPDLADEIEDKIFRALGVGKYAAANSDDLTDDPVDMVPNIDFDDEDEAAAEK, encoded by the coding sequence ATGGCAACGAAGAAGAAGACTGCGGCTTCCGCCGGAAACGACCGGCAGAATGCGCTCGACGCCGCGCTGGCGATGATCGAGAAGGACTACGGCAAGGGTGCTGTGATGCGCTTGGGCGATGAGAACCGCCCGCCGATCCAGTCCATTTCTTCCGGAAACACCGCCATCGACGTCGCGCTTGGCATCGGCGGTTGGCCGCGCGGCAGGGTCGTGGAGATCTACGGGCCGGAGTCGTCCGGTAAGACCACTGTTGCGCTCCACGCTATCGCGGAGGCGCAGCGCGCTGGCGGTATTGCGGCATTCATCGACGCCGAGCACGCCCTCGACCCAGAGTACGCCCGCAAGCTCGGCGTGGATACTGACAACTTGCTGGTTTCCCAGCCGGATACCGGCGAGCAGGCGCTTGAGATCGCAGACATGCTGGTGCGCTCCGGCGCGATCGACATGATCGTGATCGACTCGGTCGCAGCGCTGACGCCGAAGGCCGAGATCGAAGGCGAGATGGGCGACTCGCACGTCGGCCTGCAGGCCCGCTTGATGTCGCAGGCGTTGCGCAAGATGACGGGTGCGCTGTACAACTCCGGCACCACCGCCATCTTCATTAACCAGCTGCGTGAAAAGATCGGCGTGATGTTCGGCTCCCCGGAGACCACCACCGGTGGTAAGGCGCTGAAGTTCTACGCGTCGGTGCGTTGCGATGTCCGTCGCATCCAGACGCTCAAGGACGGCCAGGACTCCATCGGCAACCGCACGAAGATGAAGGTTGTGAAGAACAAGGTCTCCCCGCCGTTCAAGATCGCCGAGTTCGACATCATGTACGGTGAGGGCATCTCGCGCGAGTCCTCCATCATCGACATGGGTGTGGAAAACGGCATCGTGAAAAAGTCCGGCTCCTGGTTCACCTACGAGGGCGACCAGTTGGGACAGGGCAAGGAGAAGGCCCGCATCTTCCTCAAAGAGAACCCGGATCTTGCCGACGAGATCGAAGACAAGATCTTCCGCGCCCTCGGTGTGGGCAAGTACGCCGCCGCGAACTCTGACGATCTGACCGACGACCCAGTGGACATGGTGCCCAACATCGACTTCGACGACGAAGACGAGGCAGCAGCCGAGAAGTAG
- a CDS encoding DUF3046 domain-containing protein, which translates to MRLTEFHQLVEDEFGSGRAQWVIDSQVIPGYERTAADLIESGVDPREAWRGLCDAFDIPEERRLGVDRPGF; encoded by the coding sequence ATGCGTTTGACGGAATTCCATCAGTTGGTCGAGGACGAATTCGGCTCCGGTCGCGCGCAATGGGTCATCGATTCCCAGGTCATTCCGGGCTACGAGCGCACGGCCGCGGACTTGATCGAAAGTGGTGTCGATCCGCGCGAGGCGTGGCGCGGCCTGTGCGACGCGTTCGATATTCCGGAAGAGCGACGCTTGGGTGTCGATAGACCGGGCTTCTAG
- a CDS encoding biotin transporter BioY, with protein MNKNSTAQDIALIAVFAAIIIALGIVSIPVGAAGVPIVLQNAAVILAGLALGGRRGFFTAAIFLLVGLALPVLAGGRTVISALGGPTVGYLGGYLVSALVAGLIAYRAPFRNKRATIGVLILAGYVGLFFQYLCGVFGLMWRSGMTFGAAWAAQVPFFLPDAGKVALIIFIAYAVHQAFPDLRRR; from the coding sequence ATGAATAAGAACTCGACCGCGCAGGATATTGCACTCATCGCCGTCTTCGCGGCAATCATTATCGCCCTCGGCATCGTCTCCATCCCCGTCGGCGCCGCTGGTGTGCCCATCGTCCTGCAAAACGCCGCCGTGATCCTCGCCGGTCTCGCCCTCGGCGGGCGTCGCGGCTTCTTCACCGCCGCAATCTTCTTGCTCGTCGGCCTCGCCCTGCCGGTCCTCGCCGGCGGTCGCACCGTTATTTCCGCGCTCGGCGGCCCAACCGTCGGCTACCTCGGCGGCTACCTCGTCTCCGCGCTCGTCGCCGGACTGATCGCCTACCGAGCGCCGTTCCGCAACAAACGCGCCACCATCGGCGTCCTCATCCTCGCGGGCTACGTCGGGCTCTTCTTCCAGTACCTTTGCGGCGTATTCGGCCTGATGTGGCGCTCCGGCATGACCTTCGGCGCAGCATGGGCCGCGCAGGTTCCGTTCTTCCTGCCGGACGCCGGCAAGGTCGCCCTAATCATCTTCATCGCTTACGCGGTGCACCAG